The following coding sequences lie in one Psychrobacter arenosus genomic window:
- a CDS encoding copper resistance protein NlpE N-terminal domain-containing protein, whose translation MSTFIATTFKSFSATATALKPSLRQRWGRTVLVASLAVLASACDNNEQEGSQSAVATDSAQAKMAPADKSANAEMATTRGTEGAADPEAVAITSANDDIESGDDGGAGLLEFAEHRQSTPMIAGDADTSLGATLIGDYSGMLPCAPCEGDKTQEQVMLNLYSDGTARKTSQQQKSATAAEAAGQVGSYQQLDNIISIDFPNTPTEHYLINDNQLIFIADELPDANITDIIQANPKYVLSRR comes from the coding sequence ATGTCTACTTTTATAGCCACTACCTTTAAGTCTTTTTCAGCAACCGCGACTGCTTTAAAGCCTTCGTTACGACAGCGTTGGGGGCGTACCGTGCTAGTCGCTAGCCTAGCTGTGTTGGCGAGTGCTTGCGATAATAATGAGCAAGAAGGGTCTCAAAGTGCGGTTGCAACGGATAGCGCACAAGCTAAAATGGCCCCTGCAGATAAGTCAGCAAATGCAGAAATGGCTACGACCCGTGGTACAGAAGGCGCAGCAGACCCTGAGGCAGTCGCCATCACTTCAGCAAACGATGATATAGAAAGCGGCGATGATGGGGGCGCAGGTCTGCTCGAATTTGCTGAGCATAGACAAAGTACGCCTATGATTGCCGGTGATGCCGATACTAGCCTCGGCGCAACGCTCATAGGTGATTATTCAGGCATGTTACCTTGTGCGCCCTGTGAAGGGGATAAGACCCAAGAGCAAGTGATGCTCAACCTCTATTCGGATGGTACTGCTCGTAAGACCAGCCAACAGCAAAAGTCAGCCACTGCTGCAGAGGCTGCAGGACAAGTCGGTTCTTACCAACAGCTTGATAATATTATTAGCATTGATTTTCCGAACACCCCAACCGAGCATTATCTCATTAACGACAACCAGTTAATCTTTATAGCAGACGAGTTACCAGACGCTAATATCACAGACATTATTCAAGCAAATCCTAAGTACGTACTTTCACGTAGATAA
- the mpl gene encoding UDP-N-acetylmuramate:L-alanyl-gamma-D-glutamyl-meso-diaminopimelate ligase → MHIHILGICGTFMGSLALIARSLGHTVTGSDAGIYPPMSTQLQAAGVEIQEGYLARHLQPAPDLVIVGNAMKRGIEAVEYMLDQGLPYTSGPQFLAEHVLQSRHVLAVAGTHGKTTTTTMLAWILQYAGIDTGFLIGGVPLVATDDSRLQKAFAHSSHLGAAEIEGKRGYFVIEADEYDSAFFDKRSKFVHYRPSTAILNNLEFDHADIFADLNAIQTQFHHMIRMIPSTGQIIMPAHTPSLEATLDKGHWTPVWCTQLTDATGTAVIDSSVQDSLDDGHKIDWQAQLLQADGSHFRVVYQNEAATEAQQEAATGEIHWGMNGLHNVNNALVAVAAAYNVGVSIETACVALSAFAGIKRRMELIGTVATASGNVQVYDDFAHHPTAITTTLDGAKKKLAGAKLWAIIEPRSNTMKLGIHKDSLAASATLADEVLWYEPAGLEWGLSETITQSLTTTEATFNNRQQVLASTEAIIDYVVKNAGQNDAIIIMSNGGFEGIHQRLLTALQNR, encoded by the coding sequence ATGCATATTCATATTCTTGGTATTTGTGGCACTTTTATGGGCTCACTCGCCCTAATCGCTCGCAGTTTGGGTCATACGGTGACGGGCTCTGACGCTGGTATTTATCCGCCTATGTCTACCCAATTACAAGCGGCTGGCGTAGAGATTCAAGAAGGGTATTTGGCCCGTCATTTGCAGCCTGCTCCTGACCTAGTCATCGTGGGCAATGCCATGAAACGCGGTATTGAAGCCGTAGAATATATGCTAGACCAAGGTCTGCCTTATACCTCTGGTCCGCAGTTTTTGGCTGAGCATGTGCTGCAGTCGCGCCATGTTTTAGCGGTCGCGGGCACCCATGGTAAGACCACAACGACGACTATGCTAGCGTGGATACTACAATATGCAGGGATTGATACGGGTTTCCTCATTGGTGGCGTGCCGTTAGTCGCTACTGACGATAGCCGCTTACAAAAGGCGTTTGCTCATAGCAGTCATTTGGGTGCCGCTGAAATAGAGGGTAAACGCGGTTATTTCGTGATTGAAGCCGACGAATACGATTCAGCTTTTTTTGATAAGCGCTCTAAATTTGTTCATTACCGTCCGAGCACCGCGATTTTGAATAACCTTGAGTTTGACCATGCGGATATCTTTGCCGACTTAAACGCGATTCAAACCCAGTTTCATCATATGATTCGGATGATTCCTAGTACAGGGCAGATTATCATGCCCGCCCATACCCCAAGCTTAGAAGCCACTTTAGACAAAGGCCATTGGACGCCTGTATGGTGTACGCAGCTGACGGACGCTACAGGTACAGCCGTTATTGATAGCAGTGTACAAGACAGCTTGGATGACGGCCACAAAATAGATTGGCAAGCCCAGTTGCTACAAGCCGATGGCAGTCACTTCCGTGTGGTCTATCAGAATGAGGCTGCTACAGAGGCTCAGCAAGAGGCCGCTACGGGTGAAATTCATTGGGGTATGAACGGCCTGCATAATGTGAATAATGCGTTGGTGGCCGTAGCTGCCGCTTATAATGTGGGTGTGAGTATTGAGACTGCCTGTGTCGCGCTTTCTGCCTTTGCGGGGATTAAACGCCGTATGGAGCTGATTGGTACCGTAGCCACTGCGAGCGGTAATGTCCAAGTTTATGATGACTTTGCCCACCACCCTACTGCTATCACGACTACTTTAGATGGCGCTAAGAAAAAGCTAGCGGGCGCTAAGCTATGGGCTATTATTGAGCCGCGTAGTAATACGATGAAGTTAGGTATTCATAAAGACAGTTTAGCCGCTTCTGCTACCCTCGCTGATGAAGTGCTTTGGTATGAGCCTGCCGGACTGGAATGGGGCTTAAGTGAGACTATCACTCAGTCGTTGACTACCACTGAAGCAACATTTAATAACCGTCAACAGGTCCTCGCTAGTACTGAAGCTATTATTGACTACGTGGTTAAAAATGCGGGGCAAAATGATGCCATTATCATTATGTCTAATGGCGGGTTTGAAGGCATCCATCAACGTTTACTTACTGCTTTGCAAAATCGTTAG
- a CDS encoding GlsB/YeaQ/YmgE family stress response membrane protein — MFSFIWMIIIGLVAGLLARAIKPGNDPMGWIMTIVLGIAGAMIGGFLASMLGFGTNGGFMGLVFSVIGAIILLFIYELITGKRRV; from the coding sequence ATGTTTAGTTTTATTTGGATGATTATCATCGGTCTGGTTGCTGGTCTGTTGGCTCGTGCTATTAAACCGGGTAATGACCCAATGGGTTGGATTATGACCATTGTATTGGGTATTGCTGGTGCGATGATCGGTGGTTTCTTAGCCAGTATGTTAGGCTTCGGTACGAACGGTGGCTTTATGGGATTAGTATTCTCAGTGATTGGTGCCATTATCCTACTATTTATTTATGAGCTTATTACGGGCAAACGTCGCGTATAA